GACAAGTTGGCCGAATTCGAGTTACATGCACCGATCCGGATTGCCGTTCCGGAGCACCTGGGTGTGCGCGACGCTTCTTTTGTAAACGGGGTCGGGATCATTCAATACGCGATCCGGCACTACATACGGCGCACACATGCGCCAAACGCCACACCTGTCGAACGCAAATCCCGATTTATGGATCGCGTGAAAGGCTGGTTCAGCGAATTCGTATAGCGCATGCTAACGCGGCTGAAGTCGCGTGGCAGTCAGGCAGGCGCGATTTGGCTCGCCGTTTGGACATGGGAAAGTCGCCGGAATGGGCCGAAATGGTAAGATGATCGAGGAGGAAACTGTATGCTGGAATTTGATCTTGAAATAGATTCTCTCGCCCAGATTAAGGTCATCGGATGCGGCGGCGGCGGTTGCAACGCGGTCAATCGAATGATCGAATCGGGCATCAAGGGTGTTGAATTTATCACTGTCAACACGGACGCACAGGCGCTTCAACTGTCAAAAGCCCACCAGCGTCTGCAGATCGGGGAAAAGCTGACGCGCGGTCTCGGCGCCGGGGCGAATCCGGAGATCGGCAAAAAAGCGGCGGAAGAGAGTCGCGAACAGATCACCAACGCGCTGCGCGGAGCTGACATGGTGTTCGTCACCGCCGGTATGGGGGGCGGCACGGGAACAGGGGCGGCTCCGGTGGTCGCGGAAATCGCCAAGGAACTGGGCGCGCTGACGGTCGGCGTGATCACCAAGCCGTTCACGTTTGAAGGCCGCCGCCGGATGACGCAAGCGGAACAGGGCATCGCCAACCTGAAAGAAAAGGTTGACACGTTGATCGTAATACCGAATGACCGGCTGCTGGAAATCGTCGATAAAAATACGCCGATGCTGGAAGCGTTCCGGGAAGCGGACAATGTGTTGCGGCAGGGCGTATCCGGCATTTCCGACCTGATCGCCGTGCCGGGCCTGATCAACGTCGATTTTGCCGATGTCAAGACGATTATGACCGAGCGCGGTTCCGCCCTGATGGGGATCGGCATTGCAAGCGGCGAAAACAGGGCGGCGGAAGCGGCGAAAAAGGCGATCTGTTCCCCGCTTCTGGAAACGTCGATCGACGGGGCGCGCGGTGTGCTGATGCACATAGCGGGCGGTTCCAACCTGTCCCTGTTTGAAGTGAACGAGGCTGCCGAAATCGTGTCCTCCGCCGCCGACCCGGAAGTCAACATGATTTTCGGCGCGGTTATCAACGAGAATCTGAAGGACGAGATCGTTGTCACCGTGATTGCAACGGGCTTTGAACACAAAGAGCGTCCGATCCCGCAGAGACCCTTAAGCAAGCTGGATATTCGCCCGTTTCAAAGCGCCGGCAGTTCGGATGACATCGATGTACCTGCCTTCTTGCGCCGCAACAACGGCAAATAACAGTCCAACCAGTAAAAACAAAAGCATCCCGTCTCACTTTTGATTGTGGGACGGGATATGATTCCGGACCGATTTTACTCAAAGTGATATTTTTTCAGCATCAGGTTGCCGATATAAGTGATCACTCCGTACAGGACAATCGATAAAATCGCGAGCAACGCGATACTGGTCATCACCAGATTCATTTGGAAAACCTGGCCTCCGTAAATAATCAGGAATCCGAGTCCGGCCTTTGACGACAGAAATTCTCCCATGATCACCCCAACCAGGGTTAAACCGACATTCACCTTCATCGTTGCGACAAAATTTGGGATGCTGGCGGGGAGCACCACCATTCGCAACATCTGCCAGCGCGTGGCGCCGAAAGATTCCATCAACTTTAACTTCGTCTTGCTGATTTCTTTGAAACCGGACTCCAGCATGATGACAGTGACAATAATGGAAATCGCGATCGCCATCCCGTAGATTGACAGCCTGTCACCCAGCCAAATGTAGAAAATCGGCCCGAGTGCCACTTTGGGAAGCGCATTTAACACAACCAGATACGGGTCCAGCACTTTCGACAAAAACGCGGACCACCATAAAAGAATCGCCAACAAAGTTCCGATGATCATCGACACGCAAAAACCGAGCAACGTTTCCTGACCTGTGATCAAAGTGTGGTTGAGAATCTTCCCCTTCAACAGGAGATCGCTGAAAGACGATACAATTTGCGAAGGCATGCCGGTGAGCATTGAATCAACCCAATGCAACCTTGCGGACAATTCCCATCCCGCAAGAAAAACGGCCAAAACAAGTAACCGTGCCATGCGAATCCACAGCAGCCTGCGCTTTTGCTGTTGCAAGTATTGCAGGTAGGGCGCACTACATTCAGGAAGTTGTTGTGCAGCGGATGCTGCCGTTTTTGCCACATACAGATCGGCGCTTTGAACCGGCTCGAGGTTTGCAGTTTCGAACTTCTCGGTATTAAACGCGGACATTGTCTTCCAATTCCCCCCATATCGTATTGAAATAATCGTTATATTCCGGAGCCTGCCGAGTGAAAAACGGCGACGGACGTCCCCCGGCAAATTCAATCCGGTGGTCCGCCTTGATCGTGCTTGGCCGGCGGGACATGACGATCACCCGGTCCGCCATCGAGATTGCCTCCGAAATGTCATGGGTCACTAAAATAACTGTTTTTCCCTGCTCCCTCAAAATGCTTGATATTTCATCCGCCAATGCCAGGCGGGTCTGGTAATCAAGCGCGGAGAACGGTTCGTCGAGCAGAAGGATATCCGGTTGAACGACTAATGTTCGAATCAGTGCCACCCGCTGGCGCATCCCCCCGGAAAGTTGTTTCGGGCTATGGTGGGCAAATCCGCCAAGCCCGTACCGATTCAACAACTCCAATGCCCGCTCTGTCGCTTCCTTTCGGTCCATGCCGCGGATTTCCGCCCCGACCAATAAGTTATGCAAAACATCCCGCCATTCAAAAAGGTGGTCGTGCTGCAACATATACCCGATGCGTTTCGACGGTTCCTTAACACGCTCCCCGAATAAGCGCACTTCCCCTTCTGTTGGCTGGATTAATCCAGAGATCAGGGAAAGCAGCGTGCTCTTCCCACAACCACTGGGGCCCACAATGCTGATAAATTCTCCCTCTTCAATCGAAAGGTTAATATTCCGCAGCGCTTCCGTTTCCTCTTTCATCGTAAAATACCGCAATGAGACTTCGCGCAGTTCAATTTGAGCCATGAAACTCCTCCCTCTAAGCTACTTTGCCGCTCTTCATAACTCTCTTGCTTTCTACTCTTTCCCGTGTCATTACTTGCCGCTCTTCCCTGCTTTTTCTGCGAACGTTGTGTCCACCACGTCTTCATACTTGACTTTTTGCTCCGGCTTTAAGGTGCCTGATTCAATCAAAACGTTTTGCAGAATGTTGAGTTGATCCTTTGTCATCACGGGAGTGGCGGGCCACGTATTCAACTTTTTATAGCGTTCGATCGACTTGGCGATCAGCTCTTTCGACGATCCTTCAAAATAGGGTGCAATAACCGCAGCCGCCTCATCGGAACTGTGGCTGTTGATCCATTGCGTTGCTTTGTAAACCGCGTTGGTCCACGCCTGAATCACGTCTGGATGCTTTGCGATGTAATCGGTCGTGGCCACATAGGAAGTTTCCGGGAACGTGCCCATCGCTTCCCCCATTGATGCAACGAGATATGCCTTTCCCGATTGCTCCAGCATGGACGCGACCGGTTCAAAAACTTGAATAAAATCGCCTTTCCCGCTTTCAAACGCCCCGACCATGGCTGGTGCCGCGATATTCGTAATCACCTCCGCGTTCACGTTATTCTTCTTTAAAACATTCGCCAGCACCATCTGGGGAGCGCTTCCGGGTCTCCAGCCGACGACCGATTTGCCGCTCACGTCACTCCATTTGAAATTGTCGATTTTTTTGCGCGACAAGAGAAACGATCCGTCAGTGCCCGTCAGTTGATAAAAGACTTTGACCTTTTTTTCTCCGTTTTGGTTGAAAACATAAATCGACGTTTCGGGTCCGACCAGTGAAATGTCGGCGGTTCCTGCCAACAAGGCGGCCGTTCCTTTATCCGACCCTTGCGATGTCACCATATCGACCTGAATACCTTCTTCTTTAAAAAATCCTTTCTCGATTGCGACATAATGCGGAGCGTAGAAGAGGGAACGGATGACCTCGGAGAACCGGACGGTTTGAATGTTCTTGGACGGATCCGTCTTGGAACTGTCCTGCATGTTGGAAGTAGATGATGTTGAACCCCCGCAACCGGTTAACGAAAAGGCTAATAAGGAAGCAATTGTGAACATGGAAACGAAAAATTGATTCTTTTTCATAGTTAACTGTCCCTCCATTTCTCATTTTAACCAGAGCAAATTGGATTTGATCTCATCCCCGCCGAGGCGAACCGGATCTTTCATCCCGGCGGGAATTAAGTAACCTAATGCGATTTCCTGCCCGTAAACCTGAATTTCCTGATGCCCCATTTGTTGCAGCGGGGTGGCAGTAACCCGTTCACGCAGTACATAGACATCCAATCCGGGCAATAAATAATCGAGTG
This genomic window from Effusibacillus pohliae DSM 22757 contains:
- the ftsZ gene encoding cell division protein FtsZ, which produces MLEFDLEIDSLAQIKVIGCGGGGCNAVNRMIESGIKGVEFITVNTDAQALQLSKAHQRLQIGEKLTRGLGAGANPEIGKKAAEESREQITNALRGADMVFVTAGMGGGTGTGAAPVVAEIAKELGALTVGVITKPFTFEGRRRMTQAEQGIANLKEKVDTLIVIPNDRLLEIVDKNTPMLEAFREADNVLRQGVSGISDLIAVPGLINVDFADVKTIMTERGSALMGIGIASGENRAAEAAKKAICSPLLETSIDGARGVLMHIAGGSNLSLFEVNEAAEIVSSAADPEVNMIFGAVINENLKDEIVVTVIATGFEHKERPIPQRPLSKLDIRPFQSAGSSDDIDVPAFLRRNNGK
- a CDS encoding ABC transporter permease — translated: MSAFNTEKFETANLEPVQSADLYVAKTAASAAQQLPECSAPYLQYLQQQKRRLLWIRMARLLVLAVFLAGWELSARLHWVDSMLTGMPSQIVSSFSDLLLKGKILNHTLITGQETLLGFCVSMIIGTLLAILLWWSAFLSKVLDPYLVVLNALPKVALGPIFYIWLGDRLSIYGMAIAISIIVTVIMLESGFKEISKTKLKLMESFGATRWQMLRMVVLPASIPNFVATMKVNVGLTLVGVIMGEFLSSKAGLGFLIIYGGQVFQMNLVMTSIALLAILSIVLYGVITYIGNLMLKKYHFE
- a CDS encoding ABC transporter ATP-binding protein, with the protein product MAQIELREVSLRYFTMKEETEALRNINLSIEEGEFISIVGPSGCGKSTLLSLISGLIQPTEGEVRLFGERVKEPSKRIGYMLQHDHLFEWRDVLHNLLVGAEIRGMDRKEATERALELLNRYGLGGFAHHSPKQLSGGMRQRVALIRTLVVQPDILLLDEPFSALDYQTRLALADEISSILREQGKTVILVTHDISEAISMADRVIVMSRRPSTIKADHRIEFAGGRPSPFFTRQAPEYNDYFNTIWGELEDNVRV
- a CDS encoding ABC transporter substrate-binding protein, with the protein product MKKNQFFVSMFTIASLLAFSLTGCGGSTSSTSNMQDSSKTDPSKNIQTVRFSEVIRSLFYAPHYVAIEKGFFKEEGIQVDMVTSQGSDKGTAALLAGTADISLVGPETSIYVFNQNGEKKVKVFYQLTGTDGSFLLSRKKIDNFKWSDVSGKSVVGWRPGSAPQMVLANVLKKNNVNAEVITNIAAPAMVGAFESGKGDFIQVFEPVASMLEQSGKAYLVASMGEAMGTFPETSYVATTDYIAKHPDVIQAWTNAVYKATQWINSHSSDEAAAVIAPYFEGSSKELIAKSIERYKKLNTWPATPVMTKDQLNILQNVLIESGTLKPEQKVKYEDVVDTTFAEKAGKSGK